In Cydia splendana chromosome 25, ilCydSple1.2, whole genome shotgun sequence, a single genomic region encodes these proteins:
- the LOC134802674 gene encoding uncharacterized protein LOC134802674, which produces MLVHSVVNDEALHALTSTAQYELARDIHKCNKYLLECAQGDNHQLGIYKEAPEDVYLVTPDDFLSKDTDSDKNVTIDEDVTHDTSDKVVTHDTSDKVVTHDTSDKLNGDMEDDENPFLKSIKKSIKKYDEPKLTNKFETDCVIAKESDPKVEGSKGDIPVTAADKMLEFFLEFAETETYKEMRFLGTFADAQSSAIHDILNDVSAWSLGSFRGHELVARALRAATLKIRDGANGTPERLWPSSESLAKDANDGYSRQLR; this is translated from the exons ATGCTCGTG CACTCGGTGGTCAACGACGAAGCCCTGCACGCGCTCACCTCCACCGCGCAGTACGAGCTCGCCAGGGATATACACAAGTGTAACAAATACTTGCTGGAGTGCGCTCAAGGAGACAACCA CCAACTAGGCATCTACAAGGAGGCCCCAGAAGATGTCTACCTCGTCACCCCCGACGACTTTTTATCAAAAGACACAGACAGCGACAAGAATGTCACCATCGACGAAGATGTCACCCACGACACGAGTGACAAAGTCGTCACCCACGACACAAGTGACAAAGTCGTCACCCACGACACAAGTGACAAACTCAACGGAGATATGGAGGACGACGAAAATCCTTTTCTAAAAAGCATTAAAAAGAGTATAAAGAAATACGATGAGCCGAAATTGACTAATAAGTTTGAGACGGATTGTGTGATAGCGAAGGAGAGTGACCCTAAAGTGGAGGGCAGTAAGGGGGATATTCCGGTGACGGCTGCTGATAAGATGTTGGAGTTCTTTTTGGAGTTTGCTGAGACGGAGACTTATAAGGAGATGCG CTTCCTAGGCACATTCGCCGACGCCCAATCGTCAGCCATCCACGACATCCTGAACGACGTGTCCGCCTGGTCGCTCGGCAGCTTCCGCGGACACGAGCTCGTGGCGAGGGCGCTACGGGCCGCTACGCTCAAGATACGGGACGGGGCTAACGGGACCCCTGA